In Chitinophaga sp. H8, the sequence CCAGCAGTCCGCATAAGGTCTGCGCATCCTGGCGGGTGCCACCGCATCCACCCTCATGCGTTAAAAACTTTACTCCTGTTACCTGCGGGAATAATCGTTCTACCTTACCTGGTACGGCATTGCTGCTGGTATAGTCTGAAACGGCTTGCCCGCCATTCCGGTATTGGGAGATCAGGTGACGGGTATACCCTGCGTAAGACTTTTTTTGTGCATAGCCCAATGGCTCCAGCAATGCTTCTTTCAGCGTATCTACGTTACCGTTCTCACAAAACACCAGTGGAATAACCAGCCAGTAGTTGGCGGTGCCCACACTCCCATCGGACCGGTGGTATCCGTTGAAAGTACGGTGTTGCCATGCTGTAGTATCCGGAGCCTGCCAACTGATACTTTTTCCGGCATTCTCAAAACTACTGCTGGCATGTTTGGTATTTCCGGTTGTTAATAATTCGCCATAAGCGATATCGCTGCCCGCTTTCCCCACCAGTACCCCGTACATGATTACATCTGCCCCTGCCGGTATAGGCACTGCTGCAAACTTGTGTTTGGCGGGAATATTATTCACCGGCACATAACTATTACCCTCATACTTATATGTTGTTCCGGCGGTAAGGTCTGTAAGCGCCACTATCACATTGTCGGCCGGATGCGCTTTTAATATTTTCTGCTGCTCCATCTTATACTGCTTCCTCGTTTTTAACCAATAATTTATATTTCCTGCTACACAACACATTAATGCCCTCCAGCCTGATATACCACATTTCCGTTTACCATAGTCAACCTGATGTTGATCTGTTCATCCATGATCAATATATCCGCGTCTTTTCCAGGTACCAGGGAACCTTTATGCCTGTCTACTCCCATAATACGAGCGGGAGTTAAACTCATCATTTTAACTGCCGTTGCTAATGGCATTTCCGCAAGTGTCATCATCGTCCTCACCAATCTGTCGGCAGTTGCTACGCTTCCTGCAAAAGCACTCCCATCCAATAGTTTGGCTACCCCATCTTCTATAATTACATCCAGTCCGCCATTCAATGGCCCCAGCACACTTTTACCTGGAGGCATTCCTGCTCCTCTCATGGCATCTGTAATAAGGGCTACCCGGTCCGTTCCCTTGATCTTACAGATCAGTTTCAGCAAGGGCGCGGGCAGATGTACCCCGTCGGCAATAATCTCCGCATCCATTTCATCTATCAGGTAAACGCTTTCAATCACTCCTGCATAACGGTACAGGTTGCGCCGGGTTACACCTGACATAGCTGAATAAAAATGGGTGGCAAGTGTATAACCGCAATCAAAGGCTTTCACCACCTCCTCATATACAGCATCTGTATGTGCAATAGCT encodes:
- the nagA gene encoding N-acetylglucosamine-6-phosphate deacetylase; this encodes MQPTIKIINGRIITPGRIISQGSILVSNGRIVMVSDSDIATPADRVIDAGGQYIAPGFIDIHIHGGGGHDFMDGTETAFLKIAETHARYGTTAMVPTTLTAEKEDLLHTLDIYEQANRNNRQGAAFLGIHLEGPYFAMSQRGAQDPRYIRNPNPTEYKEILAHSSSIVRWSVAPELDGALEMGQYLRETGILPAIAHTDAVYEEVVKAFDCGYTLATHFYSAMSGVTRRNLYRYAGVIESVYLIDEMDAEIIADGVHLPAPLLKLICKIKGTDRVALITDAMRGAGMPPGKSVLGPLNGGLDVIIEDGVAKLLDGSAFAGSVATADRLVRTMMTLAEMPLATAVKMMSLTPARIMGVDRHKGSLVPGKDADILIMDEQINIRLTMVNGNVVYQAGGH